In Leuconostoc kimchii IMSNU 11154, the DNA window AAAAAAATAAATTACAAGTAATTCTAACCGTTGATGATGTTGCTGAAAGTAGCATTTGGTTGAATATCTTACGTGATTTTTTGTTGGTTGTCCTAACACACGATGATAAAAAAGATTAATGAGCTAGCGTGTGTTATTAAAAAAAGAGGTAGAAAATATGCGTTTAGATAAATATTTGAAGGTATCACGCCTAATTAAGCGTCGTACTGTTGCAAAAGAGATTGCTGATCAAGGGCGTATTTCAATTAATGGTAAGGTAGCTAAATCATCATCTGATGTGTCAACAAATGATGAACTTGAGGTACGTTTTGGTAATAAAACGGTGACAGTTAAAGTCCTTAAAATTATCGAAACCACTAAAAAAGAAGACTCAGCTGATATGTATGAAATTGTTAGTGAAACATTTGCGCAAGATTTTCGGCAAGTTGGGGATGAACCATCTGCCTAATGTTTAAGTAAATCTAAATATTGTTGAAAAAAAATTAAGAACGTGCCAAACTAATACTAGGTAAAATTCATGTCGACTCAAAACAGAAGACAATTGAATAAACAACATGTTAATCCAGAAATACAGGCTATTATTCGTAATTCTGAACCTGCCAATATGAAGGCTAGGCGTTATTATCAAAGAGCACATGCTAATCGTGAGAAAAGAATTCTCTTTTTTGGTGCAATTTTTGCAACAATCTTTGCAGTGCAATTGTTGATTAGTCAAGTCAAGTTGCATACGGCAAATGTGACATTAACAGCAGCACAAGATCGTTTAACGGCTGTCCAAAAGACAAATGCGGACTTAAAAGTTGATGCCAAAAAAATAAATGATCCGAGTTATCTACAGCAAATATTACGGGATAAGTACGGTTACACAAAACAAGGTGAGTTAATTTATAACTTACCATCGGATAACAACTAATAAAGCACCTTTTGGGTGCTTTTTCCATCATGATTAATAAAATTGAAAAACAACTAAAAAAATATAAATGGGGTGATACAGTGATCGTTGCTGTGTCAGGTGGTGTCGACTCTGTTGTGTTGTTACATGCCCTACGCCAACAGTTACCAACTGCGAAACTAGTTATTGCCCATGTTAATTATCATCTGCGTGAGGAAAGTGATGCAGATGAGGTTTTTGTGCGCCGTTTGGCAGAAAAGTATCAAGCGGTATTTGAAATGACAACATGGTCTGACATACCAAGTAATTCTGTTGAGAGTAAGGCACGTCAGTTGAGATATCTCTTTTTTGAGAAATTAGCATATCAATACCATACGGAAACAATTGTTGTGGCACACCATGCAGATGACCAAGCTGAGACAGTGTTATTGAAGTTAGTGCGAGGTGGACAAGTCTCTCAACTGGCAGGCATGGATAGTCAAAACAGCCATATTACACGGCCGTTCTTGTGCATAACTAAACAAGAGTTGCGACATTATGCACAGGACAATGAGTTAACTTGGCGTGATGACAAAACGAATGCGGATCCATTATATACGCCACGGAATTTTTTCAGAAATCAAATTATACCAGAGCTCAAAACAATTAACCCCCAAGCAGTTGCCCATATCAATGATTTTGCCAAACAAATACAAGATCAAAATGCCTTAATAACAGCACAAACAGATATTTACGTGCAACAAATCGAAAACCATTGGCAAAGTATTCCACCAATATGGCTTGAACAGACAATTAAGCGTTTTATTCAAAAAAAAGGTATTTATCAGTTCAAACAAGTGCAGATATCACAAATACGTCATCTTTTAGAAAACAAACAAAAACCAATAGGTACTGTTCAATTATCTAAAAATATTAAATTTGTGAAGAATTATCAACAAATTGCCCTTAAAAATATGACAAAAGTTACAAATAAGGCACAAGTTTTGTCACCAGTTATGTTAAAATTAAACCAATGGCAAAATTTTTCAAAAAACACGTTTCTGTGGACGACTATTCGACCAGCTGAAGGGGTTAAAAATTTCTCATTTGATTTGCATCAAATGACGTCATCATTGTACTTGCGTCCAGTAAAAACAAGTGATAAAATTGCAGTCATACATGGACATAAAAAATTGAGACGCTTGGCAATTGATGAGAAACTAACCCAAGAGGAACGTCAGGAAATGCACGTCTTAGTGACGGGCAATGATGATGTTATTGCGGTCAATATTCGTCATCAGTGGCGTGTCAATGGTGATTTTGTCAGCAAACAAGATGTGAAGCCGTATTGGTTAGCATGGCGAATTGAGGAAAAGTAGTGAATAACGATATACAAGAAGTGTTGTTTGATCAAGGCCGCATCCATGATGCTGCAATGCGTCTAGGCAAACAAATTACACAAGATTATGCTGGAAAAAAGCCAGTGGTGCTATCAGTTTTAAAAGGTGCTTACCTTTGGACTGCTGATTTATTACGTGAGGTCGATCTGTATCTTGACTTGGAATTTATCAATGTTTCTAGTTATCATGGTGGTGTTTCAAGTACAAATGAAATTACGCTTGTCACAGATATACGTTCTGATATTCAAGGACGAGATGTGCTTATCTTAGAGGACATTGTGGATACAGGTCAGTCACTATTATTTATGAAAGAACTACTTGCTAAGCGTGGCGCCAGCTCAATTAAAGTCGCGACGTTACTTGACAAAAAAGACGGACGTAAAGTAATAATTGATGCAGATTATGTTGGCTTTGATGTGCGAAATGAATTTGTTGTTGGCTATGGTTTAGATTACAAAGAAATGTATCGGAATTTGCCATATGTCGGTATTTTGAAAAAAGAAGTTTATACTGATTAACTTCTAGAAATTGGGGAAACTTAATGAATAACAATCCTAAAGGTGGTTTTTTAAAAAGTTCGATCTTTTATGTCTTCATTTTCCTTGCTGTTGTGGGTATGATTTATGGTCTGTTTGGAAACGACAAATCAACATCTAAAGACCTCACATCAAGTGAATTTATGACCGCATTGAACGATAAAGACCTTAAATCAATTACCGTGCAGCCAAGTAATGGTGTTTACAATATTACTGGTGAGTACCGTAAAGCAAAAACTGTCAAAGCAGACAAGGGCTTTAATCTCTTACAACAGTCACAAAAAGTAACTAAGTTTACGTCAACTGTTTTGCCAAATGATACGTCATTGAAGTCGGTGACGGAAGCAGCGACAAAAACCAAGACAGGTTTGGTTACGAAACAACAAGAAACGTCTGGTTTTTGGTTAAATCTGCTTGTATCGTTGATTCCAGTTGTCCTTATTGTCGGTGTCTTCTATCTCATGATGAGTCAAGCTGGCGGTAAAGGTGGCGGACAAGGTGGTATGATGAGCTTTGGTAAGTCTAAAGCTAAGCCATCTGATCCAAAAGATAATAAAGTTCGTTTTTCTGATGTGGCTGGTGCTGAGGAAGAAAAACAAGAATTAGTTGAAGTTGTCGAGTTCTTAAAGTCACCTAAGAAATTTGTGAGCTTAGGTGCACGTATTCCAAAGGGTGTCTTACTCGAGGGGCCTCCGGGAACAGGTAAAACATTGCTTGCTAAAGCAGTTGCAGGTGAAGCTAATGTGCCATTCTTTTCAATGTCTGGTTCGGACTTTGTGGAGATGTTTGTCGGTGTTGGTGCATCACGTGTACGTGACTTATTCGAGAATGCTAAAAAGTCAGCCCCAGCAATTATCTTTATTGATGAAATAGATGCTGTTGGTCGTCGCCGTGGTACTGGTATGGGTGGCGGAAATGATGAACGTGAACAAACATTGAACCAAATTTTAATTGAGATGGATGGTTTTGAGGGGTCTGAAGGTGTGATTATTTTAGCCTCAACAAACCGTTCAGACGTCTTAGACCCAGCATTGCTACGCTCTGGTCGTTTTGATCGTAAAATCTTGATTGGTGCACCTGATGTTAAGGGCCGTGAAGCTATTCTTAATGTTCACGCTAAAAACAAACCATTAGCTGATAATGTTGATTTGAAAGCTGTTGCACAACAAACACCAGGTTATGTTGGTGCCGATTTGGAAAACTTGTTAAATGAAGCTGCTTTGTTAGCCGCTCGCCGTAACAAGAAAAAGGTAGATGCAGCAGATATTGATGAAGCTGAGGATCGTATTTTCCAAGGTCCAGCTAAAACGAATCGTGGCATGTCTGAAAAAGAACGTCGGACAACCGCTTATCATGAAGCTGGTCATGCGTTAGTCGGGCTGGTTCGATCTGAGGCATCAATCGTACGTAAAGTAACAATTGTGCCACGCGGTCGTATTGGTGGCTATGCCTTGATGACACCTAAGGCAGATCGCTACAATCTACGTTATTCTGAGGCAAAAGAACAATTGGCTGGCCTTATGGGTGGTCGTGCCTCTGAATTATTTACATTTAATGAAGCTAGTTCAGGCGCATCAAACGATTTCCAACAGGCGACTGGATTGGCACGTCAGATGGTAACTGCATTTGGTATGTCAGATAAATTAGGCATGGTACAGTTAGAAGGTAATGCTAGTGTCGGTTATTCAGAACAAGCTGGTAACCGTGCTTACTCTGAAGAAACTGCGCGTTTGATTGATGAAGAAGTGCGCCGTTTGTCTAAAGAAGCATTTGACGATGCTACGGCTATCATTTCAGAACATAAAGACAAGCTTGCAGCTATTGCCGAAGCCCTGCTCGAAGTTGAAACATTGGACGAAAAGCAGATCAAGGATATCTATGAAACGGGTGAATTTACACGTAAAGATATTCAAGACAATGATGAGTTGGCAAAAGCAAAATCATTTGAAGAAGCAAAGGCTGCTGCCGATGCGAAGGATTCTCAAGCTGAAGCGCGATTTGAGCATCCTGATGAGTCAGAAAAAAATGATGACGATGATCGTTCAGAAGCTGAACCGTCAGATGAATCAAATAGTGATGACAAAAGCGATGATAATAAGTAAAATAGAAGTTGACGTGACCGTCAACTTTTTTATTTTAAATGAACGTTAATTATAACTAGGAAAAGAATATGTCAGATCAATTTATCAAAACAATTACCAAAAACAAAAATTTTAGAGCTTACGCTTTAAATGGTACAAATCTTGTGCGTGAAGCAGCATTGACCCATGAAACATCGCGAATAGCTGCTGTTGTTTTAGGTCGTGGTCTGTTAGCGACGGCTTTGACTGCCCAATCTGTCCTTAAAGGCGAAGAACGGATGTCCATTCAAATTAACGGTCGTGGTCCTATTGGCAACGTGGTTGTTGAAGGCGATGCAAAAGGCAGCGTTCGTGGCTATGTGACTAACCCACAACTTGAGACAGTACTGGATGACAAAGGGCAATTAGATGTGTCACAAGCAGTCGGGACCAATGGCTTTTTGCAAATTACTAAGTTCGCGCCATATGCCAATCCATATATTGGTCAAAGCCAGCTTATTTCTGGCGAAATTGGTGATGATTTTACTTATTATTTGGCGCAATCAGAGCAAATTCCATCAGTGGTGGGTGTTTCTGTGTATATGAACGCTGATGACACAGTCGAAGTTGCTGGAGGATTTCTTGTTCAAGCTTTGCCAGATGCAACAGATGAAGCTATCGATGAACTTGAAGTTGCATTAAAAAACATGAAACCATTGTCTCAAATGTTGGTAGATGGATATACACCATTAGAAATATTAGAGACCATTTTTGGTAAAGATGAAGTCGACATTTTACAGGTTGCAGGTGTTGGATTGGCAGCAGAACCAAGTAAAGCTGCGTATCGAAAAATGTTGACCACGCTACCAGCCACAGAAGTACAAGCCATGATCGATGAAGATAACGGTGCAGAAGTTGTGGGTAAGTTCTCTGGTAAACGCTACTTTTTCACAGCTGACGAGTTACGTGATGTTATTTTAGAAATAAATGCTAATAATGCGGAGTAATCTTTGAGGTTGGACGTAATTTTTGGTATAGTAATTATTGGTGAAAACATTTAAAACCGGTCACTAGTTACCGGAATAAACTGGAGGAAATGTGCTTTAATACGTAATAGACACGATTATGACGTATTGGGTACGCTAAAAGATATGGCAGAAGAAAAAGCCCTTAATGATCAAATGTTAGCACGTCGTCAGAAGTTAGCGACAATTGTTGATGATTTAAAATTAGATCCATTTGGTAAACGATTTGAACGCACTGCTAAGGCGCAGGAACTACATGATTTGTATGACAGTAGCACCTTAGAAGAACTTGAAAAAACACCACACGAAGTGATTATCGCCGGACGTATGGTTGCTAAGCGCGGTGCTGGAAAGGTGATTTTTGCTGATTTTCGTGATGTTTCGGGTAAGATTCAAGTGTATGCGAAACGTGATGATTTGGCTGAAAATTATCCAATTATTAAGCGTGCAGATTTAGGTGATTTCCTTGGTATTAAAGGTATCATGATGAAGACTGAAGCGGGTGAGTTGACAATTTTGGCAACGGAATTGACACACCTAACAAAAGCTTTGCGTCCAATGCCTGATAAGTTTCATGGTATTGCTGATGTTGAAACACGTTACCGCAAGCGCTACTTAGATTTGATTGCGAATGAAGAATCATTTAAGAAGTTCCAATTACGCTCAAAAATTATCTCAGCAATTCGTGCTTATATGGATTCACAAGACTTCATGGAAGTTGAGACGCCTATCTTACAGACTGAAGCGGGTGGTGCGGCAGCACGACCATTTATAACACATCATAATGCGTTAAATATTGATATGTATATGCGTATTGCCACTGAATTGTATTTGAAACGTTTGGTTGTGGGTGGTTTTGAACGTGTGTATGAAATTGGTCGTATTTTCCGTAATGAGGGAATGGATCCTAAGCACAATCCTGAATTTACCACAATGGAAACATATGCGGCTTATATGGACTTTACTGACGTTATGAACGAGACTGAGGGTATTTTTAAAGCAGCAGCTTCGGTTGTGTCTGATGACCTTAAAGTGACGTACCAAGGGACGGAAATTGATCTTGGCACTAAATTTGCTCGCAAGCACATGGTTGACTTGATTAAAGAGCAAACAGGCATTGATTTCTGGCAAGATATGACTGTAGAGACAGCGCAAAAACTAGCTGATGACAAGCACGTCAAATACGAAAAGTATTGGGATGTTGGCCATATTATCAATGCATTCTTTGAAGAATTTGTTGAAGATACCTTAATACAACCAACGTTTGTTTATGGTCATCCAGTTTCAGTTTCACCGTTGGCTAAGCGTAATGCTGATGACGATCGTTTTACTGATCGATTTGAGCTTTTCATTATGGGAAGTGAATATGGTAATGCCTTTACTGAACTAAATGATCCAATTGATCAACGCGCACGTTTTGAAGCACAGGTTGCTGAACGTGAAAATGGTAATGATGAAGCAGAAGGTATTGATGAAGACTTCATAGAAGCACTAGAATATGGTATGCCACCAACAGGTGGTTTGGGTATTGGAATTGATCGTTTGATTATGCTGTTGACAGATTCTGACACAATCCGTGATGTCTTGTTATTCCCAACAATGCGTTAATTATTTTTTGAAACTGATTTTTAAAAGCTTGACAAAACCTCTAATTATTAGATATAATAGTTAAGTTGTGTTAAGCAATTATTCCGACTTAGCTCAGTTGGTAGAGCACCTGACTGTTAATCAGGTTGTCGTCGGTTCGAGCCCGACAGTCGGAGTTTTATGAGAAGCAAATCTTAGAAGATTTGCTTTTTTTGTGCCTTAAAAAGTATTGACAAATAGATGTGAAACTGGCATAATTAAATAGTTGTGTTAAGCAATTATTCCGACTTAGCTCAGTTGGTAGAGCACCTGACTGTTAATCAGGTTGTCGTCGGTTCGAGCCCGACAGTCGGAGTTATCAGATAACTTCAATGTTATTATTTGCCGATGTAGCTCAGTTGGTAGAGCACGGGTATCGTAAACCTGGGGTCGGAGGTTCGATTCCTCTCGTCGGCACTAATTAAAAAATAGCTATCAATTATGTATTATTGATAGCTATTTTTTTGTGCGCTTATCAATAATACACGAACATTAATGATCAATAGTATACTAATTTTTAACAAAAAATAATATAATGAGGTTTTTAATTAGTTAAAATCGTTTTTTACTGAATTTTTTGTTAGAAATTAGTGAGCAATAAAATGAACAACTAATATTTTCGCCCTTAATATCGTTATCTTACACTGAAAATATAAAATAAAAGTCCATTTAAATAAACGAACTATGAATGCTGATTTAATCAATATTGTTCTTTTTTAACCGAATTATAACTAGGTGACTATCATGTGAAATGATATACTAAAAACACTGATATTGAGGGAGAATGATTATGAAATTAAGATTTTTAAATGGTTTGTTACCATTGGCTTTATTTGGATTACTTTTAACGAGTGATTCGGTCATTTATGCAGATGTCCAAATTACGAACAATGCTGATAATTACAGTAAGCCAAGCTTGGAACCTGATTACAAAAAAGCGGACATCAGTAATAGCGATAATATTGCGGTACAGTTTTTAGGTATTAATGATTTACACGGTGGCTTAGAAACAACAGGATCTGTTGATATTGGCACAAAAACGTATGAAGATGCAGGAACGGTTGGTCGCTTGGCATCTTATTTGAACCAAGCCGAGTCACAATTTAAAAAAGTAACGCAATCAGATAATAGTTTACGTATTGAAGCAGGCGATATGGTGGGTGCTGCGCCTGCCAATTCATCGCTGCTAGCTCATGAATCAACTATGCATGTTTTAAAGGCAATGAAGTTTAAAATTGGTACCTTAGGTAACCATGAATTTGACCAAGGATTACCAGAATTCAATCGTATACTAACTGGCGGGGCACCAAGTAGTCAATCAGATTCTTTGATAAAGAAATATACACACGATGCTTCTGGTATTGAAATGGTCGTTGCCAATGTGATTAATAAGAAGGACCACAAAATACCTTATGGTTATAAGCCTTACGTTATAAAGACTATCAAGCAAAACAAAAAGACCGCTAAAATTGGCATTATCGGCTTAGAGACATCAACATTACCTAGTTTGACATTATATAAAAATTATAAAGACTATCAGGTACTTGATGAAGCAGACACGATTGCAAAATACGATAAGATTTTACGCGGCAAGGGCGTGAATGCGGTGATCGTTGTGGGACATACAGGCGTTCAAAGTAAAGATAAGACGACTAGTGGTCCGACAGTAGATATTTTGCAAAAACTCAATAAAATTAATCCGAATAATAATGTGGGATTATATATTGCTGCACATTCGCATCAATATGCAAATGCACAAGTTGGACATACTCATGTGGTGCAGGCTGTCTATACAGGAAAAGCATACGATAATAGCTGGGCGTATATTAATGCTAAAACCGGTAAATTCACCAAAGTGTCAACACATGTTTATCCAGTATTATCTCAAAAAGATGATCGTGAAACTAAAGCGGACAAAAAAGTGACCGCAATTGTTAAAGATGCCGATAAGCGGGTGAAAAGTAAGGTTAACAATGTGATTGGTTATGCGGGTAAAGCAGAAACAATCACAGGGCGATTACATAACAATGAAAGTAAAGAAAATCAAGCGGGTGAAATGGTTGCGGATGCACAATTATATGAAGCACAAAAAGCTGATTTGAAACCTGATTTTGCTTTTACCAACACTGGGGGCGTGAGATCGGACTTAGTCGTTAAAACAAATAAAGCGATTACATGGGGATCGGCAACAGCTGTTCAACCTTTTGGTAATATTTTACAGGTTGTTGAAATGACAGGCGCTCAAATTCGCCAAGCGTTGAATGAGCAATATGACGAAGAGCAACATTATTATTTACAAATAGCTGGGCTAACTTACAGCTACACAAAAAATGATAACAATAACCAAGCCTATATTGTCAAAGATATATGGGATAGTAAGGGCAATGTCGTGTCGGATGATCAAGTGTATCGTGTCGTGATTAATGATTTCTTACACGGTGCAGGTGATAATTTTCACGCATTCAAAGATACTAAGATCGTTGGGGCAGTTGGTACTGATACAGAGACGTTTATTAAATATATTAAAGCAATGACTAAAACCGAACATAAGGTTGTGCCACCAGTATTAAATAGAAAAAAATTTGTGGAATAAATAAAGCCAGCCTCACACAAGAGGCTGGCTTTGTTTTTTAAATTTCACTGTAAACGTTAACATACTGGCAATTGCTAGAATAACTGCGACAAACATATAGGGTAGGTTACTGCCAATATCTAGCAGTATGCCACCTAGAACTGGACCGATAATATTACCAACACTGGTTAATGACATGTTCAAACCATTGATGAGTCCTTGACGTTCTTCGTTGACATGTGACAATAATGTTGTAATTGCTGGTCGTAAGATATCAAATCCAACGAAGGCTATTAGTGTGGCGATAAATGCTTCCCATTTACTTTGCGATAATAAAATCCAAATAATAGCTAAGAATCCGGCTATGAAACTAATGCGAATGACCATTAATTCGCCAATGTAGCGTACCATTTTTTCAAAAAAGACCACCTGAATGATTAGTGATAAGAAGCCATTGACGACTAAAAACCAGGCAATTTCGGTTAGATTAAAGCCACGCACATCGTGAAAATACAAACTAAACATATTTTCGAACGCTGCTAAACCAAATGAAGCAACAAGAATCATCAGTAAGAGCATTGTTAATGCGACAGACCAAAAACGACCCGTTGGTTTGGTCATGTTATCTTGAATCGAATGAGAACCATTGATGCGTAACTTTTTTTCATCAGGCATAAAAATAATAAAGATGACAAAAGCCACTAACCCTAAGATAGCAGAACCAAAAAACGGTAAGGTGTGATTGATATTAGCTAAAACGCCACCAATACCTGGTCCTAAAATAATACCCCCACTAAATGAAGCGGATAACCACCCAATAACGCGGGCACGATTTTCACTTGTTGTCATGTTAGATGCTAGAGCAGTAATTGATGGCATTGAGAGGGCTGCAGCTAGGCCACCTAAGGCACGTGCGATGTTCAGTTGCCAAAGTGAATGACCAATACCCAAGGCAAATAGACCTTCTGAAATTGCGAATAGCAGTAAACCAGCAGCAATCAATGGTACGCGGGCGAATTTATCTGAAAAACGACCGATAATTGGTGAAGCAATAAACTGAACAGCAGCAAATAAAGCTGCCATGATACCCATATCAGTTGCTGTCAGGGACATGTCTTCTTTAATATAAGGTTCAACTGGGATAATCAAGCCAATGCCAAGCATAATTAAAAGTTGTGAGCCGACCAGTAGGAATAAGGCACGTTGTTGAATTTTTGTCATGAGAAATGAGCACGCTTTCTTTCAATTTCGTAAAAAAGGGTATAAAAAAGAGGGCGTCGCATTGACAACGCCCAGTCTACATCCACTATTGCAGGATAACGCAAACGCGATTAAAATCGCGTCAATATTTATTACCATCTCAGAACAGAATATCATCAAAAAAAGTCAGTGTCAAGTTAATAGTGCAATGTTAACGCTACTTCAGAGCAGTTGAAAAAACGTAAAATAATGATGTCTTTGCGGCGCGCAAACTGGTATCATAAAAGAGTATGATTAAATGCAGTTAAAGAGGTAAACATGGGGACGAATCAAAATCTTAATCGCACAATGACCTTGCTTCCGGCTATTTCAACTGTGGTCGGAACAGTCATTGGTGCTGGTGTGTTTTATAAAGCATCAAGTGTCGCTGATGCAACGGGATCAACAAGTATGTCATTATTTGTCTGGCTTATTGGTGGCTTGATTAGTTTAGCAGCTGGATTAACTGGTGCTGAATTGGCAGCAGCTTTGCCACAAACTGGCGGTATGTTAGTTTATATCGAGCGTGCCTATGGTAAATTAGCTAGTTATTTATTAGGTTGGGCACAAATTATTATTTATTTTCCAGCCAGTTTGGCGGCCAAAGGCATTATCTTTGGCACACAGGTGGCTAACCTCTTTCATTGGGGATATATCGCTATTATTCCTTCGGGTATCGCGGCGTTAGTTTCGGTTGCGGCTATTAATATGCTCGGTTCAAAAATTGCCGGACAGTTCCAGTCAATCACTTTGTTTTTCAAACTGATTCCATTAGCGTTGATCATTGTTTTTGGTCTATTACAGCCTGGTGGCGTTGACGTGAGCATTTTCCCAGTATCACCTGGACATGCTGTGGGTGGCTGGGCTTCCGCTATGGGTGCAGGCTTACTAGCAACAATGTATGCTTATGATGGTTGGATTCATGTTGGTAACATTGCTGGTGAGATGAAAAATCCAACGCGTGATTTACCACGTGCCATTGCTGGTGGTTTAGTTGGTATCATGGCGATTTATTTGCTTGTAAACTATGCGTTCTTACACGCGTTACCGTTTAGTGCTGTTCAGGGTAATGCCAACACTGCAATGGATGCTGCACAACAAATTTTTGGTGGTTTCGGTGGTAAATTAATTACGATTGGTATTCTTATTTCCATTTATGGGACATTGAATGGCTATACGATGACGGGGATGCGGTTACCTTATGCGATGGCGTTGGAAAAAGGCTTGCCATTTTCTAACCAGTTAGTCAAGTTAAACCGTTTTCAAGTGCCTTATATTGCAGGTATATTCCAACTGGTCTTAGCGATTGGCCTAATGTTCATGGGTGGCTTTGATATGCTCACGGATATGTTGGTTTTTGTGATTTGGTTATTTTACACGTTAGTCTTTGTGGCAGTTATTAAGTTACGCCATACAGAACCAGATCTTAAAAGACCATATCGTGTACCACTGTATCCATTCATGCCAATCATTGCTATTTTAGGTGGCTTATTCATCATTGTCATGACATTGATGACAGAATGGCAATTAGCTTTGATTGGTGTCGGTGCTACATTAGCAGGTTTGCCATTATATTTCGTGATGCAACATCGTCAAAAATAACCGAAATGTCACTGTATTTAACGCAGTGACGTTTTTTGTTATAATGAGACCAATAGAGTCAATTTTTAAAAAGGAAGGCATGGCGCATGGCAAAAATTAAATTCCATATTGCCTCACAAACTGAATTAATATTAGATCAAGCTGCCCAAGTTGGCGATGTGATTGATTTGACTGATGAGCAAAATATTGATACCAGTATTATCAATGGAAAAATCGCTGATATGATTGCGGATCAGGTTGCCCAAGCCAAAGAAGAGTGGGCAGTGCAACAAGATAAGCAAGCAGCTATTGAGTTGACTAATCAGTTACAGAAGCAAGAACAAACGTTACAATTAACCATTAATGATAAAGATAATCGCATCGTTGCGCTCGAAACGGAACTGAAAAGCATCGCGCAACAAAATGATGCTGAACTAAAAACACAACTAGTCAAACAAGAATTGACGTTGCAAGCGACTTTGGCGCAAAAGCAGACTGAAATTGCTGAACTAGAGTCAAAAATTCAAACAATTACCCAGCAAAGCCAATCTGAACTGACAACACAATTGCTTAAAAAAGAAGCGGCAGTCCAAAGCGAGTTAGCGCAACGAGATCAAAAAGTGTCTGAATTAACGTCACAGCTCCAGTTAAAAGACCAAGAGAAGCAGTTACAGTTGGTTAACATTCAAAGTCAATATGAAGCGCAACTCAAAACGGCTAATGAACAAGTTGAGTTCTATAAAGACTTTAAAGCACGTCAATCAACTAAAGAGATTGGGGAAAGTTTGGAACAATATGCGATGACAGAATTCAACAAAATTCGA includes these proteins:
- a CDS encoding RNA-binding S4 domain-containing protein encodes the protein MRLDKYLKVSRLIKRRTVAKEIADQGRISINGKVAKSSSDVSTNDELEVRFGNKTVTVKVLKIIETTKKEDSADMYEIVSETFAQDFRQVGDEPSA
- a CDS encoding FtsB family cell division protein, yielding MSTQNRRQLNKQHVNPEIQAIIRNSEPANMKARRYYQRAHANREKRILFFGAIFATIFAVQLLISQVKLHTANVTLTAAQDRLTAVQKTNADLKVDAKKINDPSYLQQILRDKYGYTKQGELIYNLPSDNN
- the tilS gene encoding tRNA lysidine(34) synthetase TilS, with amino-acid sequence MINKIEKQLKKYKWGDTVIVAVSGGVDSVVLLHALRQQLPTAKLVIAHVNYHLREESDADEVFVRRLAEKYQAVFEMTTWSDIPSNSVESKARQLRYLFFEKLAYQYHTETIVVAHHADDQAETVLLKLVRGGQVSQLAGMDSQNSHITRPFLCITKQELRHYAQDNELTWRDDKTNADPLYTPRNFFRNQIIPELKTINPQAVAHINDFAKQIQDQNALITAQTDIYVQQIENHWQSIPPIWLEQTIKRFIQKKGIYQFKQVQISQIRHLLENKQKPIGTVQLSKNIKFVKNYQQIALKNMTKVTNKAQVLSPVMLKLNQWQNFSKNTFLWTTIRPAEGVKNFSFDLHQMTSSLYLRPVKTSDKIAVIHGHKKLRRLAIDEKLTQEERQEMHVLVTGNDDVIAVNIRHQWRVNGDFVSKQDVKPYWLAWRIEEK
- the hpt gene encoding hypoxanthine phosphoribosyltransferase, which encodes MNNDIQEVLFDQGRIHDAAMRLGKQITQDYAGKKPVVLSVLKGAYLWTADLLREVDLYLDLEFINVSSYHGGVSSTNEITLVTDIRSDIQGRDVLILEDIVDTGQSLLFMKELLAKRGASSIKVATLLDKKDGRKVIIDADYVGFDVRNEFVVGYGLDYKEMYRNLPYVGILKKEVYTD
- the ftsH gene encoding ATP-dependent zinc metalloprotease FtsH, whose amino-acid sequence is MNNNPKGGFLKSSIFYVFIFLAVVGMIYGLFGNDKSTSKDLTSSEFMTALNDKDLKSITVQPSNGVYNITGEYRKAKTVKADKGFNLLQQSQKVTKFTSTVLPNDTSLKSVTEAATKTKTGLVTKQQETSGFWLNLLVSLIPVVLIVGVFYLMMSQAGGKGGGQGGMMSFGKSKAKPSDPKDNKVRFSDVAGAEEEKQELVEVVEFLKSPKKFVSLGARIPKGVLLEGPPGTGKTLLAKAVAGEANVPFFSMSGSDFVEMFVGVGASRVRDLFENAKKSAPAIIFIDEIDAVGRRRGTGMGGGNDEREQTLNQILIEMDGFEGSEGVIILASTNRSDVLDPALLRSGRFDRKILIGAPDVKGREAILNVHAKNKPLADNVDLKAVAQQTPGYVGADLENLLNEAALLAARRNKKKVDAADIDEAEDRIFQGPAKTNRGMSEKERRTTAYHEAGHALVGLVRSEASIVRKVTIVPRGRIGGYALMTPKADRYNLRYSEAKEQLAGLMGGRASELFTFNEASSGASNDFQQATGLARQMVTAFGMSDKLGMVQLEGNASVGYSEQAGNRAYSEETARLIDEEVRRLSKEAFDDATAIISEHKDKLAAIAEALLEVETLDEKQIKDIYETGEFTRKDIQDNDELAKAKSFEEAKAAADAKDSQAEARFEHPDESEKNDDDDRSEAEPSDESNSDDKSDDNK
- the hslO gene encoding Hsp33 family molecular chaperone HslO; the protein is MSDQFIKTITKNKNFRAYALNGTNLVREAALTHETSRIAAVVLGRGLLATALTAQSVLKGEERMSIQINGRGPIGNVVVEGDAKGSVRGYVTNPQLETVLDDKGQLDVSQAVGTNGFLQITKFAPYANPYIGQSQLISGEIGDDFTYYLAQSEQIPSVVGVSVYMNADDTVEVAGGFLVQALPDATDEAIDELEVALKNMKPLSQMLVDGYTPLEILETIFGKDEVDILQVAGVGLAAEPSKAAYRKMLTTLPATEVQAMIDEDNGAEVVGKFSGKRYFFTADELRDVILEINANNAE